In one Cyprinus carpio isolate SPL01 chromosome B2, ASM1834038v1, whole genome shotgun sequence genomic region, the following are encoded:
- the LOC109106101 gene encoding phospholipid phosphatase-related protein type 3-like, which translates to MNFQHQRERDFTRPNAKMMSPKDKPKKKPPKDSMTLLPCFYFVELPIVASSMISLYFLELTDVLQPAKVGFRCHDRTLSMPYVETGDELIPLLMLLSLAFAGPAASIMLGEALMYCMQSKLKIRSGTEGSINAGGCNFNSFLRRTVRFVGVHMFGLCATALVTDVIQLATGYHAPFFLTVCKPNYTLPGVACDKNPYITQDICSGRDQYAILSARKTFPSQHATLSGFAAVYISMYFNATISDSTKLLKPVLVFAFAIAAALASLTQITQYRSHPTDVYVGFVIGAGIAVYLALYAVGNFRSNEEFYHRPLKQPPPPQKDPLRELTQRGHDSVYQKAHASESNDELSAPPHVAGLNRKVRREKASMGSLKRASADVELLAPRSPMGKETMVTFSNTLPRANTNTMEEPTQRHMTFHVPMDSQRSKQLVSEWKQKSMEMRSLNLRDEEEEEGATAEGVDGVEGEASEDLGMPSSLYPTVQANRGATATAGGARAMMPQRSGAPQLVHIPEEATRPPPVSPKSSTTRAKWLSMTEKGGPVPAATPEPPRLPNQPRVMQVIAMSKQHGPCSITTPKSSETASSCATSSTGSESPYYRIPSEQDRSSIVTVDAHAPHHPVVRLSSGNGNTWDWRSTSNGKTEVHATSRTLPRQECVRDYCPMKTESLCSSSSDPDPGILPPPPHPDLLLDSSLSQDSSLHRKSSISAKDWEPGQPHPEPDHFFKNLQTNRPFKD; encoded by the exons ATGAATTTCCAACATCAACGAGAAAGAG ATTTCACTCGGCCAAACGCCAAAATGATGTCTCCAAAAGACAAGCCCAAGAAGAAGCCTCCCAAAGACAGCATGACCCTGCTGCCATGTTTCTACTTTGTAGAG CTGCCAATAGTGGCATCCTCAATGATCTCTCTTTACTTCTTGGAGCTGACAGACGTGTTACAGCCAGCCAAAGTTGGGTTCCGTTGCCATGACCGCACACTGAGCATGCCCTATGTGGAAACGGGAGACGAGCTCATCCCTCTGCTCATGCTGCTCAGCCTGGCCTTTGCTGGCCCTGCAGCGTCT ATCATGCTGGGTGAAGCCTTGATGTACTGCATGCAGTCCAAACTGAAGATCCGCTCTGGTACAGAAGGCAGTATAAATGCAGGAGGCTGCAACTTCAACTCCTTCTTACGCAGAACAGTGCGCTTTGTGG GTGTTCATATGTTTGGGCTGTGCGCCACTGCATTGGTGACTGACGTTATCCAGCTGGCCACTGGCTATCATGCTCCCTTCTTCCTAACTGTGTGTAAACCCAACTACACACTACCGGGTGTGGCCTGTGATAAAAACCCCTACATAACCCAGGACATCTGCTCAGGCCGGGACCAGTATGCCATCCTGTCAGCAAG GAAAACTTTCCCCTCCCAGCACGCCACTCTGTCTGGCTTCGCAGCCGTCTACATCTCG ATGTACTTCAATGCCACCATATCAGACAGTACCAAGCTGCTGAAGCCTGTGCTGGTGTTTGCGTTTGCCATAGCAGCAGCCCTGGCAAGTTTGACCCAAATCACCCAGTATCGGAGCCACCCGACTGATGTCTACGTGGGCTTCGTGATAGGGGCTGGCATTGCTGTTTATCTA GCACTATATGCAGTGGGGAACTTTAGGTCCAATGAAGAGTTCTACCACAGACCACTGAAGCAGCCCCCTCCTCCACAAAAAGATCCTCTAAGAGAACTCACACAGCGTGGCCATGACTCTGTGTACCAAAAGGCCCATGCTTCTGAGAGCAATGATGAGCTATCAGCCCCGCCACATGTTGCTGGCCTGAACCGTAAAGTGCGTCGAGAGAAGGCCTCAATGGGCAGCCTAAAGAGGGCTAGTGCAGATGTTGAGCTCCTGGCTCCTCGCAGCCCTATGGGGAAGGAGACCATGGTGACCTTCAGTAACACACTGCCCCGTGCTAACACCAACACTATGGAGGAGCCTACTCAGCGTCACATGACCTTCCACGTGCCGATGGACTCTCAGCGTTCTAAACAGTTGGTGTCCGAATGGAAGCAGAAATCAATGGAGATGCGCAGTCTCAATTTgagggatgaggaagaggaggaaggagCAACTGCAGAAGGAGTTGATGGAGTTGAAGGAGAAGCTTCAGAGGATCTGGGCATGCCGTCCTCCCTTTATCCTACCGTGCAAGCCAATAGGGGAGCAACGGCGACAGCAGGAGGTGCCAGGGCGATGATGCCTCAGAGGTCCGGCGCCCCACAGTTGGTTCATATCCCAGAGGAAGCCACCAGACCACCACCGGTGTCACCTAAAAGCTCCACCACACGGGCAAAATGGCTATCCATGACAGAGAAAGGAGGTCCGGTACCAGCTGCCACGCCAGAACCTCCACGATTACCCAACCAGCCACGGGTTATGCAGGTCATTGCCATGTCTAAGCAACATGGTCCATGTAGCATCACCACACCAAAGTCCTCCGAGACTGCCTCATCCTGTGCCACCTCCAGCACTGGCTCAGAGTCACCATACTACCGCATTCCATCGGAGCAAGACAGAAGCAGCATTGTCACGGTAGACGCTCACGCTCCTCATCACCCAGTGGTCCGTCTTTCTTCAGGCAACGGGAACACATGGGATTGGAGGAGCACCTCCAATGGCAAAACTGAGGTTCATGCGACCAGCCGGACACTCCCCAGGCAGGAATGCGTCCGTGATTATTGTCCCATGAAAACGGAATCCCTCTGTTCCTCTTCCAGTGATCCTGATCCAGGGATCCTGCCTCCGCCACCTCATCCTGACCTGCTCCTCGACAGCAGTCTAAGTCAAGATTCCTCGCTTCACCGTAAGTCCTCGATCTCTGCTAAAGACTGGGAGCCTGGGCAGCCTCACCCAGAGCCAGACCACTTCTTTAAGAACTTGCAAACAAACAGACCATTTAAAGACTAA